GGCACAGGGGCTGAACACCCTGCGCCGCCAGATGGCGCTGGAAGAAGCGGCGGCCAGACAGGTCGTCGTAAACCATATGCAGACTGAAGTAGCCCGCTGGCGTGAAAGCACCAAGGCGCAGATGGTGCTGCCCCGCAACGGGATGCTGGACGCCGCCCCTGGCACGGATATTACCGGAACCATCATGGATGCCATGAACCAGCACGACCCAGTTTTCTCCAGTCTGCCCACGGTGCATGTGGAAGGCAGCAGCAACGACACGGACAAAACCCCGGACGTTGCCGCGCCTTCCGGCAAACAGCCCCGGTCTGCGGTAACAGGGCCAGTGCCAGCAAAGCGATAGTTCCCGTTAAGAGCAACGAGTAGAAGAGCCCCTTTTTTCAGCAACTGAAAAAAGGGGCCTTGCAACACCTGAACAAATCTTACTTTCAGGGCAAAAGCACAGTTATTCCGCCGGGGCGGTTCCGCTTTCTTCTGCGGGCGCTTCGCTGTCCACGGGTTTAAGGCTGTCCATGTAAATCTGTTGCGGGCCATCGCCGCACTGCGGCACCTGAAGCCCCAGACGGGCCTGGGAATTGATGATAATGGGCCCGGCCATGTTGAGCACCGCAGCCTCTGGCTGCCCGGCAGGAATGGAAACAGTCACCAGAACGGCTGTTTCTTCCATATCCGCTATTTGCAGAAGCTGCTTTTCGGCCTCGCCCAGAGCGGGGGCATACGCGGTCTTGTCCATAAAGCTGTAGGGATCAGCCACCAGCAAGCCTACCACGGGGTTGCTTGTACTCTGCAAAATAAGCAGAGGAGCCTCGGGGCGGATTTGCAGCAGAATGAAATCTCTTTCATTTTCAAATCCGGCCAGACCGCGTGGAAAATGCACAACCTTTTCGGCATCGATACTACGCCGCCCGAGGCGGGTTTCGATCTCTATTTCTTTGTTTCGTGCCATAATTCAGCAGCCACCATGAGGTCGTTGTTACTGGTTTCAAGAGCGCGGCGGTTTTCTTCCACAACCCGCTTGTACACTTCTTCGCGGTAAACGGTGGTGTCGCCCGGCACTTCCAGGCCAAGCTTGACCTGTTTGCCCTGCATACCCAGAACGGTTATGCGTATGTTTTCGCCGAGATAAAGGCTTTCACCAGGGCGACGCGTCAGTATCAGCATAAGTGCTACCTATTATAAGTACTTGGCAAGGCTCATTTGCATAATCATCGATGAAGATTGAAGCACCGTCTG
Above is a genomic segment from Desulfovibrio sp. containing:
- a CDS encoding OmpH family outer membrane protein codes for the protein MKRQIRFAALGLLCIFLTGCLNFDDSPKVGVVDVDRILRESRAAQAAVRHIDAVRQRLDAGWNELQKMYAASLPAEREQALAQGLNTLRRQMALEEAAARQVVVNHMQTEVARWRESTKAQMVLPRNGMLDAAPGTDITGTIMDAMNQHDPVFSSLPTVHVEGSSNDTDKTPDVAAPSGKQPRSAVTGPVPAKR
- the fliW gene encoding flagellar assembly protein FliW, encoding MARNKEIEIETRLGRRSIDAEKVVHFPRGLAGFENERDFILLQIRPEAPLLILQSTSNPVVGLLVADPYSFMDKTAYAPALGEAEKQLLQIADMEETAVLVTVSIPAGQPEAAVLNMAGPIIINSQARLGLQVPQCGDGPQQIYMDSLKPVDSEAPAEESGTAPAE
- the csrA gene encoding carbon storage regulator CsrA, which produces MLILTRRPGESLYLGENIRITVLGMQGKQVKLGLEVPGDTTVYREEVYKRVVEENRRALETSNNDLMVAAELWHETKK